The DNA segment CTCGTGTCTGGTGCAGTCAGTTCTTtttgaaaaaggagaaaagttTTCGGTCCCGCTCCGATAGGCGGAGTGCCCGTCTAGACGACGGGGCGCCGGAGGCTCTCGACGACCTGGACGTGGAGGAGGGGCTGGAACGCCACTCGTCCTGGTGCTTGTCCATTAACTGCTGGTCAATCACTCGGTGCATGTCATCCtgaaaacaaacccaaaaaagAGCCACTGAGAGAGTAATATTGGCTTTCATGTGCTATCCACGAAAAGGGAATTAAGTTCGACCTTTAAATATGACCAGCATCAGCCATTTTGACtgtcattgttgggtttattctgttttattattataatagttatattaattcatttctttattaaatcaatctctttcttttctttgtattaattcattactttgttaaatcattctctttctgtttttcaaaagtcttgaggtcacaccaagtcatctttaacctagacagcctgttccaggatggttatacaaacaatccacccaatctgggtccttgagatttggtgggcccttggtgacgaggacagggctattcggacaataacaagaatattgttatcgttatgtaaccgtacacttcgggtttttctgtatgtaacgattatatgattatgattatattatatgattcttaggtcaaggaggttgtataattactctaatctaaatgttgttaggtctagtccctgtttttgttattagtaaaataccttgattgttattgtagtcccagatgttgtttttactcatacgtgatggaatgatcaacaactctgtaacttgtgaccataagaataggacgaaaatgtctattcgaggagacgttcggaagtcgtacggtgacgcttgctgtaactctccctccggaggctatctgttgtatccatttctatttaattaaatgtcaataattgaataagatgtcttcctgcagttattgataattacggacgaaggtaattattaatgaacctgacattttggtccttctgagccatggaggtcaatataccggagcgagaacccaggcgctgctgttcgacatctggtaagtgaccgtgcgcacggcgtcttcaaaacccttggtgggccggagtttttcgacgggggcgcctggattctcggcggttgaagacttttcctgctggagggagacatctgatggatctcgggtaagtccacattaatgtctgcatgttgtgaaggtgtttacaaatgcgttaaagggacattgtatgtgaggcccattgttgggctggtttcgcgtcctgggtgacggcgataaaaccctgtgtttatactagtcaatggcaggtacggtggggcactttgctggaaagtgtcctgtgtctcaggggtaggcacgaatgtattgtactagaggtacaatattggggccggggagtgtcctgtgtctaaagggtaggcacgaatatacgttgtatgttgtttgtgtggtttctgcagtaaaattaagataagcctaggaaatacagtcgaaggagtgataataataaaaatagatataataaagttaactctgtgaggcacacgaactcactacaaaaaagtaaaatatgggaaacacgtgttgtaaggcgggtttggatgacgttccaaaaaatacgtctaacttgtagggatttgaaaaaaaaaattggtaagacaaagcgctttaaaaatattacacagctatatttatggataaataaatatgggtttgctggccagcttaaaatgcataaaatgcaggataatatatgcactaatgcatagaggtaatatacatatataaataatatgtgagtggataaaagtgtaacagcttgttccacagacactaatggaggtaatatacatatataaataatatgtgagtggataaaagtgtaacagcttgttccacagacactaatggcgaaataaggccggggagaagttaaaaaatactattttgggaaaatagtgggggctccctcggataacggggatatatttaagaccgtggcggcgggaaagtactgtttggtaaggaaaaaatagcggggcctcctcggctgacggggaaaatatttaccgagataggtgacgggcgcggaggaagtttaacaaaaataaagggagctagaaaattaatggggacactggtatttgatttggttaatccgggtatgacgttttgtgattacaataaattgggtttttttgtgatgcttgggcttgtataacaacaattagaatggttatttccaagtgctggtggtgctttgttaatataacctatatgtactgtcaatttacagcaatgtgatggcttattgcagcttggtttttgatcccgtccgctaacgggaagatggtgtttaaaaagacaaaagaatatatacaaaatgatcatttaaattttagcagggaatgtcacctgtgtttttattatgctctagacttgccaaaaaatgtgtcaactgcgggggaagcgtttctggtgcagcggctgctgattagatgggagtgaaacatgtgggccgcggggcagacgatttaactgtgttgggctttcgggagcgttcggaccgtgtaaacgacaaaaattttgtgatcccttccgtgaagacattataataataataattggccttgggggtgctgaagcaaacttgagggcagaaaatgggtttttgccatattgttgtgcttgcagcatacatattctggatatatggggtcttggaaaaaatattgttatgtagttgaatatcggaagaggggttaatttgacgttttaatggttgtcttctctaaaaagcgttgtatttgggcacagggaaaagctggtttgtaaacataagataacaatgctgttttcgcagcaagagtggaggtcatagttaacggctaattgcgttttctgtttggacttttcagaataagaacaatacatgggctgcaagaaatgcaaggttatgcgaatgctttcgaattgatattttgggttttaaaatgaaatgaaaaatctgttcagtaaaaggttgatttggtaaaaagctttggatttgggaaatagaccaaaatagtcatttttgagcaattgtggatttcaaagggctcttagttaaaggaaactagcttttggaggataaaataatattaatactatttcagaattttttgattattcaaaatactttaatccaggaggttggctgtttaaaagaataaaaggccaggatgacaaaatttacaatattatggtatattggtgacgataaggtttttaaaacattaaagtttgtaattaggaattgtctaacaaaaggttgatttgtctcatttaattgttgtagatttttgttttggtaacaggctatgggaaatgactcgtgtcttaagtaaacatcatatgaggtgatttacaaagtatagtaggtattgaattatttggctgattaacgacatcagatgggaaatttacaatgcaatagtggcatgataaaattcatggcattcatccaaataattaggtgaattgtaaataaaataattggtttaggatgagcatattttccctaagaatggagtaacatggaatgtttttcaaagtgcacttgaaagaacattgtctgttgtcctggcgggaggaaatatgctttgtcacaggtcatattgatgactttaaggatattacggattggataagcattggtcaattgatacaaccaaataacgttgcttttacggctttaagggcatgcaaattggttagaactttagcaacgatggggttaatacgcctgaatgttacagtgatatcgagtgacaataacaagcttagataagggagggaaaggagaaattctccaaattccagaatctggcttagaaacaggttatgttagtcgttttgggtttttgacaggatgtggtagtacagtaattctgggaaattttgggaaattggggaccccatatctaaaacaagtttgagacaaatgtgtaaataggctatatttggcgctggatgcacgaattctagtggggcctttcatgttttgaaacaagtgacgctttaggtagatgggttgtctatgaacaaaatgggatgggggaaattcgcttacaaattaggcgtgttatcttggttcatagaatttggagtcaaggcgacgtaataaaggccataggcgtcatgttgtataaaataggcgtggatgaattagttttacaaatgggggagattatcttatcacctgaaacaagtagaaacaaaattggatggccgcattaaaaggtgattggcatgctattaaagggaattgggattttcaaaaaacctgatagggggccattaggtcatggcggctgtaaaaaataaaaactttagatgtgaaactattcccacctcaattcggggaacaaacaggtaaacggatagcattaaaaaggatataactttgtgtgaaacttgaaggaaattttttacaaacggttaaaaggctagagtgggggtgtgtatattaaaggatctactaatgaatgcggggtggatccagaccttccggaatgtggggtattcatggcgtcctcgagaatttgtggattttctccgggtactccagtttactcccacaaaatgaaattatggatgctagactggttgaacacactaaattcttctgtttatgagtgtgagcgtgaatgatagtttgtctttttgtgttttttgattggcagaccaccgagacataatctatcaataaaagatcaataaagaaaataatttgggcttgagtcaagggaagacctatgtctcgacaagggggaggtggccttgctacaacgacactacaaggcttagggtttaaatctatatgcatacccacatatccatttcaaaaaatacatatagatttattttatttttattagatcatatggatatcattccacgatatggaattccagaaactatttatagtgataatggctcccattttgttaatataatagttgtctaccatccacaattggcggaccttatatgaagtcctgtttggtagaccttacaaattgttattattcaccacacaatgacaattggatgatgaggcgaatctatcagagaaaaaaacgcacacaccaaatttagactatcagagggagattttgcttcttaacaggaaacggacgaagcgacggtgattcttgaagactggatgctgataagcagcataaaagaagaaacatcggagcaacgcaaagtgggagggtccttgttactgaaaggggacacggatgcacctttcccacagtaagaaggttgtctaaattgaaacgtttcaagaggaaaactccctaaacaaagacaaaaagtcatgttgaaaacaattattgcttttggggcaatgagattaatgatgattgtgattctattcctttccacagtagggttgttttctccagttggagaaaaaggcggaggcgtttcaattgaggatacaccttcttacgggagggtaaaccgagaaacatacacatttacatttaattaacattacctactaaatcaaatttccacattgaaaatatatatttggactcggcgacgtcccggttgccatacaaaaagagatggtgggaaatatgtgtggtacattaacagcaaaaaattaaagattgggaaaagccttgttgcagaaattggtcaagattggaaagcttggactgacatattaacctgtgaaatttatttctgaaacagggatttcccaaacgggggataattgggcgctgttaatggagtgtaaagaaggcaagcactatgtggagctactttggtaaaagggtggtctcaattgaaacattgaggggacgggtaagataaactttctgacttaataagatacgggaaacaccaatattaattgaaaagattattgctcagcaagcaataccataaaactatagggaactcttttatattgggtttgacgtctccatatggtttcaattgagactaaaccatcttacaaaggattaggataacctaccagacaagggaaaatacgatggggtctaacaactccctcaatcaccattcatttggggaaaagtgtttttacaaatgaaaaaacgtgtcctacttggcaagaaaaaatattgaagcagtgtttatcctgttacgcggtaaataggaagtcaatttttccactgtttaatcattttacctgcttaaaccttacagggcatggtctgaagctgggggcgataaatgagacgtggtgtaccggcgttctaaaacaaactacacccctgataccacgttctggcctatggtggcggggtggtagataaattatacgactcctgccgaaacgcggcaggactaggtactttggtctcactgctcttaccggtgtctgtttttccatccacagtggaggagatacaattggcggctcataattcggaggtgaagggtcgaccctcccgacatcgtcgagaggcatggagggaaggagatccaacatacattgatgcgattggcatcccccggggcgtaccagatgagtataagctggctaatcagatcgcagcaggttgggagtctatcttccttctaatcaccccaaacaaaaatgtggatagaataaattacttacattacaatgttcaaaacttggaaattatactgaacagggatttgtggccatgaaggaacaactggcagctaccagtctgatggcgttccagaatcgcatagcggtggatatgatccttgaaacagggggcgtgtgtgcaatgtttggaaaacaatgttgcaccttcataccgaacaacgcgtcacccagtggatctctcaccagggccattactggcctgcaaacactgaaccgcaatatgcaagagcactctggagtagatacgtccgcattgtcagattggtgggataagacctttggaaaatctaaagatttggactataggcacaattaccgctatcctaacattgtgtgggtgatgtagtatcccctgtttgcgctccttgctaagccgacttataactactgcaatggcccctacaaattctaaagtacatgagttgtatcttatgggacggtttggggaaagcagtgaggtccaggagtacggtaaatccgaggaccaattggacgaatataattatgttttttctctttcagaccagccatgggagtaaggagtaggcgggaaaaatcacagtcacccgacattaccatttagtgattactaagaaatgactaataacatacatattataaaaacgggggaatgttgggtttattctgttttattattataatagttatattaattcatttctttattaaatcaatctctttcttttctttgtattaattcattactttgttaaatcattctctttctgtttttcaaaagtcttgaggtcacaccaagtcatctttaacctagacagcctgttccaggatggttatacaaacaatccacccaatctgggtccttgagatttggtgggcccttggtgacgaggacagggctattcggacaataacaagaatattgttatcgttatgtaaccgtacacttcgggtttttctgtatgtaacgattatatgattatgattatattatatgattcttaggtcaaggaggttgtataattactctaatctaaatgttgttaggtctagtccctgtttttgttattagtaaaataccttgattgttattgtagtcccagatgttgtttttactcatacgtgatggaatgatcaacaactctgtaacttgtgaccataagaataggacgaaaatgtctattcgaggagacgttcggaagtcgtacggtgacgcttgctgtaactctccctccggaggctatctgttgtatccatttctatttaattaaatgtcaataattgaataagatgtcttcctgcagttattgataattacggacgaaggtaattattaatgaacctgacagtcatatatatatttttagaagcaTGAGTCattattttctgcatttttgcGAGTCATGGTAAAAGTTGTAGTTTAACGTGAATGATTTGAGGTAAAAGAGGAGGGTGGGGTTGGGTTGGTTTGGTTATTGGTGTGATGGGATGGTGCATCTGGCTCACCTCTAAGGCAGGAGGGGAGGGTGCCACAAGGGAGAAGAGAGAGTGGTACGGAGGCTGAGAAAGGCCACTAGATCAGAAACCACAAGAGCCAAACTGTAAAGAGCCCTGAGGATGCAAACTGGGTGCAGGGAGAAGAGAGAGGAAAGAGCCACTAGTTAAGGAAAGGGGGTGCCTGGGAGGTGCGGGGGGAGATGCTAACTGTGCTTCTTAAGCAGGGGACACACATTGATTGGTTCCTGATTTCAAAATCTAACAACCATATTGCATTTTCTAAACTTTTGTGGTCGTTGGGTATTAAAATGCAGAAAGTTGTAGAGTATTGTCTCATTTGATGACTTCTATTGTTAGGTTAAGTATTTAAATGGGCATCATTAATGTTCATTTACATTTCTCGGATGTGTGTTCCCGGTTTAAGTGATTTCCCACATTATGATTTTGTTAAAAGAGGGACAGGATtggtggagggaaaaaaataagcctaaaCGTTTGACATCGCCTTCTTGAAGGCGGAAACCTTTCTATTGTGACAACCCACCTGCCAGGCCTCCAGCTGCTGTGACAGATTGAGCTTTTGCTGGATGGCATCCAGAAGCTGACTATTTAAAGACATGATGTCTATTTTACACTTGGCTAGCTCCAGCTCCACTGCCTTCTTCCTAGAAGAAGCAAAGCGAGAAGATTGCAATTAGGTCTGGAGCATTATAATCCATCAAAGAATCATCTCTGTTGTCATGCTTTTGTTGGGGTCCTACTTGGATATGGCGTCATCTCTGTCTTTAATGGCACTCTGAAGCTGCTCGCTGGGTTCTCGGACGGCAGCCATGTTCCTCGTCCTTTCCGTCTCTTCTTGGAGTGAACACATTTCGATCGAGAGCATCGCCATCTGTAGGTTGGATGGTAAATAACATGGACATTAGTAGAACTACTATTAGTAGTTTATTGAACAATCAAtgacatctcattttttgaaccactagggtcccggggggtgctggaggctatgccattcacgcccacactcatacctaggggcaatttagtgtccaatcagccatgcatgtcttaggaatgtgggaggaaactggagtacccggagaaaacccacacaggcccgaggagaacatgcaaactccacacaggtggactgacctggatttgaacccaggcccccCATGAATGAAGATATTTTTGCAGGATTGCAGATAACTCCAAACGAGTAATAGAAGCAAATTGTTACCTGATTGTGTAGCTGTAGCAACTCTTCTTTACTGTTGTGTGTTTTGTTCTGCTCGGCTTCATACAACTCCCTGACATCTCTCAGCTCTTCTCCCAGCTTCTTCACTTGTTCCTCCAGAGCTTCCTCGTCACTTCGACGAGAACCCTTTCAAAAGCAAATGCCACAAAAATTACAGTTTTAAACCTCTGCCGTTATTTTCCTTCACGGACGGGCTTGGAATCTCATTGGAAGGgacttttgacattttcttatttGGGTGTCGGAGCGTGGATGTGACTGTAAATGGATGAATGTGGATTTGCATCATCTCCATTCATACCGTCGACTCGTTGCCGTCAAGAAGGTTTTGCGTTAGCCTGCGTAGTTCTAGCATGCTAGCGCGAAGGCTCCCCGTTGGTACGTCCTTGGCTGAGGACGTCTCCGAGGACTTGTCCATGGAAGAGTCTGTGGATAGCGCGGAATCCGTCACGTCGTTCCCTCGTAGATGGGAGCACAGCGAGCGTACTTCACAGTAGGCTTCCCACAGCTGTAGACGCAGCTATGGACGCAGAGACAAAATCAGGACTGGACTTTTTGTATGGCTCACCTGCTGGACTTACCTGTTCTCTTTCCTGTTCTTGCTCCTCTTGCTCCATGCTTTGCTCGATCTCGCACATTAGGCTGGACTGGTGAGGGGTGAGGCTATGTAGGCTAGTTTCTTCCGTTAGCTCCTCCAGACGTGCCGTTAGCTGCCTGTGGGACAACTGGACTTCATGAAGCTCCACTTGATTCTGACGCAACTAGACAAAACACAACCAAAAACGACCTTGAAGACGTTCTTGTTTTGAGAGAATCTATCTCAAAGACTGGTTTACATCCATTTACTGTATTTCTCAGGTTATGGAACTTTGGAATTGAAGTCGTAGAAGTGAATAAATGTGACGTGACAATGAAAAACGTTACAGCAGTGCAGACTTCTCCACCTCTCGTAGTGTACGCAGATTTTAGCGCATGGTTTTGGATAATACTTGGCCCACTGACGGTTCTTTAGCTTAGCCTACTCTGCATTAGCTCTAGGCTTATCATGCAACTTGCCTCCAATGCATTCATGTTCGTGCCTGGATGCTACCCAGAGATTTAATCTTTGTTCTCTCAGTTTCAGAGACAATTTTTGACTGTCCTGATTTCAGTAGTCACCATGTGTAGCAAGACAAACTGTCTTAGACGAGTTATCAAAAACAAGTGCACAGTGTCTCCAAAacactggatttttttcttttttcaattgcGTACCGACAGATACCAGTACGTGGAAGTGCAAGGTGTCTCCAAAacactggatttttttctttttttaagttcgTACCGACAGATACGAGTATGTGGGAGCACTGCTACTATTGCCTTGACAGAGATTGTATTCTGCCATGCTAGTAACCATGGTGAAATCAGGATCAACAGCTGATATTAACAATGCATTCGTACAGGCGgtagccatttaaaaaaaagctgagaGTTCCATTATtgtacctttttaaaatgactatcagtaaaatatttctatgactttttttccattcatgctttGTACCTGAATGTCCTTCTCTTGACACTGCTTCTCCAGAACCAGCGTCCTATCTTTAAGATCTTCCACAGTATTCTTGAGTACTTCGTTCTCCTCCAGCATGACATGCACCCTCCGTTCCAGCTCCATCTTCCTCTCTGACAGCATCTTAATCTAACACGTTCCGCGTGGGCGAGAGAAAATGACACCCCATTAAAATAGGAACTCGCAGGGCAACTGTGTTGATTTTCAAACTGACTTGATTAAAGGCTAAATTTTATGCCGTGGCGTCTTCTCTCAGGGCGAACTGGGTTCTTACActagattaaaaaaacgacTCCCACTGGCTTTAAGAATGTCGGTTGCTTAGCAGAAGCGTGGGCGGTCGTAGCCACCCTCGTCTTAGGAATGTCTCGGTGATACGGTAGTACCCACACAAAGCCCGATATTAGCTTACTCAGCAATTGACGACCTTCGACTACCCTTATCATATGTTTTCTTCACGTTTCTTCTTCCTAAAGTAGCATTGTTGTTGCCTGAGTATATTTACGCATGAACTTAACAACCCAATGCGTCTTTTTATAGCTACTAGATTTGATCTACTTCTGATAACCTAATTTACACTGCAGTAAATTAGATGTGAATCTGTTGCACATGAGAAGAATGCACTTTAAGGGCCacagtctttttttcccacactgGGAAAACAATCAGACGAGTCATGTAAAAATCAAAGTATATGAATAGAGGAACGCAACATTGCAGGATATCTTCAGCTAAAAATAAACCATGCTCTATTTCTCAATTATAGGGCCATTGCAGGGTGTTTTCCCTCCAATCACATGAAAGTAAGAAAAAGGGGCTGCAGACAAACATAAACACATGACTTGCATTACAATGTCTCatgcgttttttttattttcaaacatcTGACCTTTCTGAAAACTGTCATTGCctttaaaaaagaattttcATGCATGAGGGAGGTGGAATGCATTTtgcattccgttttttttttgctgtttacttttttttgaacCAATAATCCAAGATTTATATCTAAAAAGCTTCATGCAGCATGCAAGAAGGCTAGAAAATTGTCGCCAATCACTCACTTCGAATACTTGCTGCTCCAATCagggaggagaaaaaagaagtgaacaaaatagaggaaaatgaaagaatgacaaTATGACTATAGTCAGTGTTGTGATAAATCCAATAACATTGCAGAAATCCCAGTTTAATGCCATTTACTTTATTGTACGAACTGAAAACAAAACTGTAAAtccagttttgtgttttttacaaAATTCTGGTCAGACCAACAAAAGATATAGTTTTCTAACTGACCAATGTTCAGtttgttgtttctatttaaaaaatctagatGCTCCaaatcacattttagtataAAATCAACTGTGTAGCAAACTCACTTCAGCCTGTAGCGTCTCAAGACGTGTCATGTGCTGGCTTGTGGACGTACTCTTCTCCCTGAAGTCGTCCCGTAACGAATGGACCTGAGTGGACAGCTGCCTCTCCACCTCTGCAGCCTGAATGAGGTGTTAAATCGTCATTGGAATgaggaaaaatgagaaaaaaaatgggaaaaaccacacacacacacacacacacacatacacggtAACCGTGTACTACTCACATTGACATAGAGGGAGACAAAGCACTGTAATCAACCTCTTAATGGGGAAATTCAGCGGCCTTGTTTATATTGAGTGTCAATCCTCCCACCTAATTCTGTTCCCgtaaatgataaaataacagTTTTCCAGTAAACCAACCATTTGCCTACATTTCAGGCTTTCTTCCAGAGGCGCTAAATAAAGAATTTACGCTTGTGTGCAATCCAGTGCGGGAGCGTCCGTGCTTGCCTCAGCAAATTTTATGGGATCAGGCCACCTGGCACCTGACCGGCCTTGATTAGCGTAGCGCTGTTCTTAGGAAGTTGCCAGTTACAGTATATGATGATCATTGGCATACATAGTATTTGACATTTAAAGAGAGGGGTAACACTTTAAAATATGAGGAGCTGAGA comes from the Stigmatopora nigra isolate UIUO_SnigA chromosome 22, RoL_Snig_1.1, whole genome shotgun sequence genome and includes:
- the LOC144215878 gene encoding BICD family-like cargo adapter 1 isoform X1, whose translation is MSAFCLPSAGSAPLELDSDTAEPGGCPAAHSLRHAGSGGSVGGSTGSGGLGVALEEELAMLGEERDEGAGELPVDANVDLLSLFRQKEKDLLLAAKLGKALLERNQDLTKQYEKMHKDLNDKLEHLEQEKHELRWRLENREGEWEGRVAELETDVQQLQGELEQHQVQLREADRDKTKAISELSEQNHRLLEQLRRAAEVERQLSTQVHSLRDDFREKSTSTSQHMTRLETLQAEIKMLSERKMELERRVHVMLEENEVLKNTVEDLKDRTLVLEKQCQEKDIQLRQNQVELHEVQLSHRQLTARLEELTEETSLHSLTPHQSSLMCEIEQSMEQEEQEQEREQLRLQLWEAYCEVRSLCSHLRGNDVTDSALSTDSSMDKSSETSSAKDVPTGSLRASMLELRRLTQNLLDGNESTGSRRSDEEALEEQVKKLGEELRDVRELYEAEQNKTHNSKEELLQLHNQMAMLSIEMCSLQEETERTRNMAAVREPSEQLQSAIKDRDDAISKKKAVELELAKCKIDIMSLNSQLLDAIQQKLNLSQQLEAWQDDMHRVIDQQLMDKHQDEWRSSPSSTSRSSRASGAPSSRRALRLSERDRKLFSFFKKN
- the LOC144215878 gene encoding BICD family-like cargo adapter 1 isoform X2, giving the protein MSAFCLPSAGSAPLELDSDTAEPGGCPAAHSLRHAGSGGSVGGSTGSGGLGVALEEELAMLGEERDEGAGELPVDANVDLLSLFRQKEKDLLLAAKLGKALLERNQDLTKQYEKMHKDLNDKLEHLEQEKHELRWRLENREGEWEGRVAELETDVQQLQGELEQHQVQLREADRDKTKAISELSEQNHRLLEQLRRAAEVERQLSTQVHSLRDDFREKSTSTSQHMTRLETLQAEIKMLSERKMELERRVHVMLEENEVLKNTVEDLKDRTLVLEKQCQEKDIQLRQNQVELHEVQLSHRQLTARLEELTEETSLHSLTPHQSSLMCEIEQSMEQEEQEQEREQLRLQLWEAYCEVRSLCSHLRGNDVTDSALSTDSSMDKSSETSSAKDVPTGSLRASMLELRRLTQNLLDGNESTGSRRSDEEALEEQVKKLGEELRDVRELYEAEQNKTHNSKEELLQLHNQMAMLSIEMCSLQEETERTRNMAAVREPSEQLQSAIKDRDDAISKKKAVELELAKCKIDIMSLNSQLLDAIQQKLNLSQQLEAWQFASSGLFTVWLLWFLI